The following is a genomic window from Cygnus atratus isolate AKBS03 ecotype Queensland, Australia chromosome 8, CAtr_DNAZoo_HiC_assembly, whole genome shotgun sequence.
CATAGCTTTCCTCCCCACCTTAACTGTCACCATTACACAGGCTAGCCCATACTCACCAGGTAGCATCTTCAGGCCTCCCTTCACGATGGCAATTAGCTCGTTGTTCCTGGTCAGTTCGCCTTCAGAAGCATCCAGACCAAACTCTTTGCTGAAGAAACCCTCCAGCTCATCCAGCGCATCCTTGCTCTCATCGCAGACCCACTCTTCACAGCACTGCCCAGGGACTTTgaccagcctggggctggggcagcccaggTTAGGAAGGGAGAGCTCTTGCGGGCAGAGCGGGATGCAGCCCACAGCTCCATCTATGCACGTACACTGGTGTTTACAGTTCGGCTGGAAGCTCTCGCCGTTCTGGTAGATTTTGGAGTTATATTCACACGGTCTCCCCTCGGACTGTGCTGTAGAGAGCAACGAGAGAAAGGACAGGGAGTCAGAGGTGGGAGTCGCTCCTTTAAACGCACGCGTTTGCAGCCCTGTGAATTCGGTTCGTGGTAAAGCTCCCTACAATCCCCAGGAGACACGGGGCCAGAACAATAACTTAGTCAGGAATCACTTTTCCTTATGTGCTTTTAGCGGAGCCCAGACATACTGAATCGCATTCCAGACTGCTGAAGTCATGTGCCTTTCTGCCAAGCTACCAACAACAAAGCATAACCATACAAGGACTCAAAATTACTAAACTCCGGCGCTCCGGGGAGCACCGCTCGGCCGGGGGAGACGGCGGCGGCCCTTACCTCTGCAGATGCCCTTGGTCGCGACGGGGCTGGCGCCGAAGTTGCACTCCAGCCCCTTGGTGTGGTCGCAGGGCTGCGTCCGGCTGCAGTCCTCGTTGAGCTGCTTGGCGCAGACCTTGCAGCAGCCGCAGCCGTCCGGCACCAGCCCCACGCCGGGGGCGCACTGCGGCACGGCGGCCGGGCACTGGCAGACGGCGGGGCAGGGCGAGCCGAGAGCCTGCGGAGCGGAGACAGCGGGGGCCGGTCAGCGCCGGGGCTACCGAGCCGCGAGCGGAGAGCCGCGAGCCGAGCCGAGCCTCCCTCCCCGGACTTACCAGGCGGGCCAGGCACAGGAGGGCGGCCGCCAGAGCGGGGCGGGTGCCCGCGGAGCCCATGTCGAGCGGCGGTGGCGTCGGGCGCTGAGGGGAGGCTGCCGGCGGCGGGAGGCTGCGagcgcggagcggggccggcgcggtctgaggcggcggcggggcgcgggccGCCTTATATagggcgcggggccgccgcgtGCGCCGCGCCGCTGACGTCGCGCGTTCCGGGCCGCGGCCGCGGCCAGCGCTCGCGGCATCCCAGGAATGCGCCTGGCGCGCGCcgcgcggccgccccgccccgccccgcccctcccgccccgccccgccccggccgcaGGGGGGGGGCCCCGCGCCCGCACGGCACCGgcgcccccggcaccccccggcccccggcacCCGCCGCGTCCGCCGGGCCGGGAGCCCGCTGCTGGGGCGGCCTTTCTCCTGGCGGCCCTGAGCGCTTCCAGCTGGGAGCGGGCACCCGACGTAACAATATTGCCTTATTTGGTAGAGCAGTAGCCCGCATTTTTCgcatttttctgctctgttatcCAGCCACAAAGCATTCTTGACAGCTTCAGAGGCTGTTAAATATAGCCCTCGCTTCTGTTCCCAGGGCAGGAAATTCTTTGGAATTCCTGTTTTTCACGCAATCTGTCCATCATGATTTAGGAGCGCTGTGCCGGAGGAGCCAACTGGCGCAGCGCTGCCGCTCGCTGCTCGATTGAAAAAAGCCCAGCGCCGTGTGCGACCCGGCGGCGGTACCGCCAGCCCCATTCCTGGGATGCTTCCTGGCAAATGAGATTACTGTGCCCAACACAACTTTGGGGTGGGCTTGgggggattttttatttttttttcctaacttcttcttttttttttttttttcttgtttgccttCAACGATGGAAGGTGGAGGAGCAGACgcagaggaggggagaaacTGCAAAAAACCCTCGGGAgcccagaaaagcagaaggggagggggaggcaggggagagggaggggatgcGGAGAGGAGGGGGACCAGGTTAACCTGCCCGCCTAGCGCTGCCAGGCACCGagcctgtgcctgctgctcccagcgAGGGGCACGCAGCGaggggctccagcagcaccccagcacctcGCCGCCGGGCTCTCTCCGCTGCCGGCAGGGTTACGGCCAGGACGGCTTCACGGCGACGGACGGACGGTGCACATGGCTGGGTAagtgctgggcaggggctgctcccggCGCTCAGCCcgccgaggggctgggggctggcgtGCGCACACGCCCGTGcgatttgttttgctttgtattttaataccAGCAGGAATAATAAGGCAGCCTTGTTGGACCTTGCCGGAGCCGCAGAAAAGGGGGCTCGTTGTTGTCTTGGGAGCGCTGCTCCTGGGCTTGGCTTTGGCCGGAGGAGTGCGGCGGGGGGACTCGGGCTGCCAGGGAGGCGGGGGTGACACAAGAGGGGTCCCACACAATGGGGGCCCCTGTCCTCGGCTGCACCGCACCCCGATGGCGGGCTCCCACAGACACGCACCGAGCTGCTGCGCCTCTCCCAGGCGCATCCTTTCTGAGCGGGGGGCTGGCGAGGCAGCCGCTGTGTCATCCTCACACAGAAAACACCCAGCGCGGTGTCCCCAGTGCCCTGGTACCCCAGCCTGGCCTCCTGCTGCCAGACAGCCTCTCCCCACTGGGGAAGCCTCCACAGAGGCCTGGGCTGCCCCAACACACAGCAGCCAGGCCCAGGCCCTGAGCTGGCTGGCCCAGGCCAGGCCTGCAGAGCCTGCCGCTGGCAAAAGGGCTGGTGCCCTGTGGGTGCTTTCCCCCACAGCTGAGTCTTGTTGTGCTTTTCTCTCCAGATTAGATCCCCGCAGTTATTTCGGGTGGTTTGGTGGCTTGTGAAAGGTGGCAGGAGAAAAGCTTCAGGCCCGCTTTGCCCTCAGAGGGAGGCACtggttttctgcttccttcGTACACCTCCAAACTTGACTGGAAAGGATGATAGTTGAAAGGGAAATCTGGTCTTTAATTATATGCAGCTATCTCCTGAGAATGCCAATATATACCAATTAGCGCCATTACTGGCGACAGGAATCACTTTATGTGTCCATGAAGAATTGGACAGAGACAGCCGGCGAACTCAGGCGGCTGCCAGTAATGGCGGTAACGACTTTCCAGCCCCACCGAACTGGCCAGGCTCCAGCTGTGACGAGGAGGAGCTGCTTGGTCCTGCTTCCAGCCTCTGAGCTATCCAGTGCTCCAGGCTTCCCTCGGTCTGGTAGGTGTGTGTGTGCTACGGCACTTTAGTTTTACAAAGTCAAACGTTGGCTCGTAGGTGGAGTGCCTGACCGGTCCTTTTTTTTCAAGGTGACATTGTGGCGGTGGCATTGTGATCAGGAGGAATGATTTTGTCGTTCAGCACGTTTTTGCTAGtgacaattttgaaaatgttagaGCAGAAAGAGCTACCACACCAACGTGTGGTTAAATTggacagttttgcttttcagggaTTTATGCAAACActtgtttgtttaattacaTCTAATTTAAGGACACGTACCAAGCGTTTTGCTTTGATCTATGACTTTCACAACATTCAGCAAATGCCGCAGGAACAGTTGATGAATGGCGCCTTTTCTCATTTGGTTTCATGTCTTACCACACATTCACACAACTTTGATGGGAAACTGTAACCGAACCTGCATTTGCTCAGAAAAGGTCACTTCGAAAGCTTTGAAGCACCTTTTAACAAACCTGTCCTGAATTTCAAGTAGTTGACAACGCTCGAGATCGGCTGCGTTTCTCTGGAGCTCAGGTTAGACTGTGAACCTTTCATACGCTTCCACGGCACACATTTCCCTGTCATAAACCGTGACCCCGAGTTTACGTTCCAGGCTGTGCCTATGTCTTGTGGATGGACGtcaggaaacaggaaaaagtttggagtatctttcttttttgaggTTGTATTCAGTATAACATCAAGTTCCAGACCTTTGTTGTCCTAAGGGAACTGGGAAGTGTTCCCAGCTTTATGTAATGAAGGGTATTTTACTGTCTCCTAACTTTTTGTGCCATAGGCCATAATAGCTGTTTGTAAGGTAAAGTCTGCTGAGAGCTTGGCTAATGCAAGGCAGGAATTTGAAACAGTTGGCTTATACACCAGGTATTACAGATTTATTGAGTACACACTGTCATCTCCGCAGGCCTTTATTTCTCCAGGAAAAGGAATTTCCAGAGAgacaaatcaagaaaaaaaaataaataactgaatgGTTTATCTTCCTTCTACACTGTTTTCCACAGCTATGTGTAGGGACTCCGGAGCAGCGTAAGGGGATGTATAGGACAGATATTCCTCCGAGAGTTGCTATGTCCAGTGGCAGTAGGTATCCAGCACTGAACTAGGGAACATCAAAAGTTTACAATCGTGTGGATTCTGGGGAAGGTTCTTACTAAAAGCAGCATATAGCcctttttgtacttttatttcctcttccccattctctttttcctttgcccATCCTTTGCTGTGCATTTCTTCcatctctccttctccttcttctccttttccctgttCCAGTCTTTTTCCCTGTGGCCTTTCCTCTTCTAATGTTTACCTACCTTAGGTTGggcctctcctgcagctcctgccaggccGCCGGTTCCTGCTGCACTAAATCAGTTCTTCCAGTCAATGGCTCCTCTCAGTGACTCACAGGAGGTGCAAATCCAGTGGGGCAAATTAAGCATACCAACACACAGGCAGAGTAACCAGAAGACTTCAGCAGCTAAAATTCAAGTgggttcagatttttttttctagctttgaTTTGCTCGGAGTTTATGCTGAATTCTTTGAGTATGGcatttcctatttgttttcttcctcttccctgctACCTTCCCTTTAGCTATGCTCATGCCTGCCAGTTTTTGTATAGTATGTGCCTTGCCTGTGTTTTCTAATACTTGTGGGTTTGTGCTTTGCAATAGTTGTGCCGAGGCACTTTGCTTTGTAGGTGCACTGATTCTTCCTCTGGCTGCTCTCAAGGTATTGCGAAGGTTCTGCTTCTGTGAAAGTGGAAAGGGAACTTGTGAGTctcctgagcctgcaggggaACCAAAGAAGTTAAATTTGCAGTAGTATTCAGTTGTGCTCATTGCTGCTTCAGCTCGTGAACTGCACCCCATGTAGGTATAAGGGACATAACATCATAACAGAGGCGAGAAGCATCCCTGCTGATGGTCAGTGTGTTCCCATTGAACCTCTGACTGGTAATACATACTGAACGGCTTCTCACCCAAAGCTTGGATGCAGAAAGGCAAGGCAGTTACAGTCATCTTCTGCTTAGTTCCTGCTGTCCATTCAGAGAACCGAGAGCTCTTTGTCGCTGCCGCTCAAGGAGCTCACGTTCAGTTTATTTTAGCACTAGCTACTGCTGCACTACTGGGAAGTTCAGTTTT
Proteins encoded in this region:
- the CCN1 gene encoding CCN family member 1 isoform X1: MGSAGTRPALAAALLCLARLALGSPCPAVCQCPAAVPQCAPGVGLVPDGCGCCKVCAKQLNEDCSRTQPCDHTKGLECNFGASPVATKGICRAQSEGRPCEYNSKIYQNGESFQPNCKHQCTCIDGAVGCIPLCPQELSLPNLGCPSPRLVKVPGQCCEEWVCDESKDALDELEGFFSKEFGLDASEGELTRNNELIAIVKGGLKMLPGEYGLACVMVTVKVGRKAMWLFGPQWEDALKSEPSFSFPVFGSEPQSRAFENPKCIVQTTSWSQCSKTCGTGISTRVTNDNPDCKLIKETRICEVRPCGQPSYASLKKGKKCTKTKKSPSPVKFTYAGCSSVKKYRPKYCGSCVDGRCCTPQQTRTVKIRFRCDDGETFTKSVMMIQSCRCNYNCPHANEAYPYYRLVNDIHKFRD
- the CCN1 gene encoding CCN family member 1 isoform X2 → MGSAGTRPALAAALLCLARLALGSPCPAVCQCPAAVPQCAPGVGLVPDGCGCCKVCAKQLNEDCSRTQPCDHTKGLECNFGASPVATKGICRAQSEGRPCEYNSKIYQNGESFQPNCKHQCTCIDGAVGCIPLCPQELSLPNLGCPSPRLVKVPGQCCEEWVCDESKDALDELEGFFSKEFGLDASEGELTRNNELIAIVKGGLKMLPVFGSEPQSRAFENPKCIVQTTSWSQCSKTCGTGISTRVTNDNPDCKLIKETRICEVRPCGQPSYASLKKGKKCTKTKKSPSPVKFTYAGCSSVKKYRPKYCGSCVDGRCCTPQQTRTVKIRFRCDDGETFTKSVMMIQSCRCNYNCPHANEAYPYYRLVNDIHKFRD